GAAAGGATTTATAAAGTTTTAGATTTATAAGATTTATAATCACGGACTTGCACATCTTCATAAATAATCAACTAACTGCTGGTGTTAGATTTAGATAGCAAAAATACAAGATGGATCATGCAGTGATAGTAAGAAAAGTTTAGAAAGAAAATCTTGTAGACGAGTTCGATCTTATTAAGGTAGCATTGATGAGCTATCGCATGGTGTCAATCGACATAGAATTCCCTGGTATTGTGTACCGTCCCGTTAATGTCGACAAGCACGAACTCGGAAAAGTCCCTCCGATCTGGAACTACCAGGTAATCAGAGATAATGTGAACTCCAACATTATTCAGTTGGGTCTGGCTCTTTGTGATGACAAAGGCTCTCTTCCCCATTTTGGTACCGGATGTCAGTACGTATGGGAGTTCAACTTCAATAATTTTGACGTCTACAATGATCTCCAGAACCCAGAATCGATCGAGTTACTTGAGCGCCAAGGAATCGATTTTGACAAGAATTTGAAGGAGGGTATTGACTCTGCCGACTTTGCTGCATTGATGTTGGAATCTGGGTTGTTGGGCGATCACTCTGCTTTCACTTGGGTTACCTTTCATGGTGCCTATGACATTGCTTACTTGATGAAAATCTTGATTCGGCAACCACTGCCGTATGATCTGATGGGGTTTATGAACCCAtctctataaattaattgtattgcGCCGTCATAGACTAACTCTCCATCCAGCTTAGATTGGTAGTTGATTTCACACCCGCTTACAAttaataaattggattttatcagatcattaatattttaaatagataTCCAAAGAGTGAcaatcatgtttttatttaaatattaatgatataacaaaatctaataaactcatttaaaaataaatatagataaACTGAATTTATGAATGCTACTTCAAAATGGTTGTTAGGTTAAAGAAATGGAAGACCTAGAGATGAGCTTTTTAATTCttggagggggagggggagggggaggaggTCATGGATGAGCCacaaaaattacattatcatcacttttttttttgtttaaatacatTGATAGGTGGGTTGGGGTGATTCAAATTCTAAATGTATCTGTTGAAAATACTAGAAGTGTTAGTTGAATTACATAACTCTTGGTTTATCATCGATGTTTTTTAGTgtgaaaattcataaaaattggAGTGAACTTATATTTACCACATTTGTTCTCATGTAAGTAATTAACATGACACTTCATCAATTTTTCTTAGATTGTCTAAATgaatcaatttcaaattttagattatataGTGAGATAACTGtaacattttataattttgacttcgaattgaaatatatattattttttttaggactAAGAGGCATTAGCCTATAACATATGGTAGATCAATTTGACTGCCTAGGATTTCCACAAAAGAGACTTTTGACTCAAACTTTATATTAAAGTTTGGTTGGATGAAattggaacaaaaaaagaaataaaaatacaaactaaTTACGGtttacttaatttatttttggctaaTAATGCTGGTGTCTAGGAATTTTCGAGCACCAAAGTGTGCGAAATACCTTAAATATGATCCCAAGATGATGTTGGTGTTTAGGACTTCTTGAATACCTAAGTGTGCGAAATACCTTAAATGTGATCCTAGGATGTTGATGAGGAAATTTTGTTATTCCACATGCGATTTAGAAAAGCTAAACACTTTGCATATTTACCCACTTAGGGTTTAATTGTAACTACCTTAATTCATGAATTAACATAGTCTTAATGAAACAAGATTGCTATTGGTTTTCTAGGTTTACCATTCGAAAGAACATTTTTTAAAGATGTGATTCCTTAATGGATATaggctacttttttttttttttttttaattttttataaaggaATATTAACcatcaataaagataaaagaggCTGGAGAGTCTTGGTATAAGTTGCAATGGACATTGtcctcaaaaaagagagaagaagttgCAATGGAAAAGTAATGAGAGGTCACTGCTGATAATAGGTTCGTTCTTCTTTCCTTCTATGGTCAACCAATTATATATACCCAGTTGTCCAATCACTTCCAACAATGGCTATTTGTTAAAAGAGAAGTTCAACATTGTCGCCATTATAAAGCCATCCAAAACGGTTttaaaatgtaatccaacggtccAGACGTATATCCTAACATACACACTGGTACGTAAAACGGTGGGAAGAATGCTTCTATATAATATTGTTCGATGATTAGGAAGGATGGAACCTCATATAATTAAGTAATTAACGAGGGAAATTACAAACAGAAAGTAAAATTGATTAAGTTAAAGCCATAGATTCTGagataaataaaacacaaaaggGATAAAGCtatcaaaaaacccaaaaagaaaaaaagaaaaagaaaaaaaaaaccattttgtACATTCTCCTAATGCAATTACTTCATCGCCCCAGGTAACAGACATTCGTACAGCCTTGAGAACCAGCAATTCAAGTCAAGTCAAGTCAACCCTACCCAATTCACACGCAGTGTTCCCATTTGAAAATTCCGAATGTCCATTTTTGtgaaaaagaaagcccaaagcaCCTACACGTGGGGAAAGATAAAATTAGAGAATGTTAGGTTGTGTACGAAAATAATGCTGTATTTGATATTAGcccaatcaattaaaatttaagccATTTGCACAAGCAACTAGTTATAGTAATCATTTTTGGGgcttaaagaaagaataagaatcCCAGTGAAGCTCAAAGTGAGCTCTACTTACGAAAAGATAATTTGGCAAGGAAGCGGTGTTTGCCATACTAAATTACAATTACAAGCATCatactttcatttatttttctaacacaacttgttttattttacggttttcctcttcttttctcACATGTGGAAATTCCTCACTAGTTGAAAATATGCTAAAAGtcttttgtaattcaattgatCAACACCTCCTAGCATTTTCGCTTgcgaaaatataaagaattcaAATCTCCCATACTCAATATATCCCAAAAAGGgtaaaatgttaaatatattcAAGATCCAGTTTCAAGTAACAGGGCCACTACTGCCATCCCGCAGCCTACAAATTTGTCACTCTCAGCAATATAATAATCACGTAGTAAATTATACAAAATGCATTCAGGTAGTTGCTACCCTCTGGTGTCATTTTCTTCGCATAAATGTTCAATTTTACTGCCAACGTACTTTTTGGAGGCTTCAAACCAATCTTTCGAAAACAGCACTTGTTTGGGCGTTTCTACCGGAAATAATTCTATGAAAAAGTTTGGTTGAAGATTTCAGTGTTTTGGatggtttttttattctttcgaAGACATTTAGACCCGATTTTACATTTACAAGATGGTACCAATTcttattctattttctttttaaaatgataataataaataaaatcaaacttaGAGTTTCTTTTGGTAAGATTGGTGTACTCTATTTTTATAACATTatgataaaattctatttcattaaataatgatgataaaATGAGTTTACGAATACACAAACGTACACACCGACAGAACAAAATTATCCAGGATTCCGCACCAAGAGAGATTTTGGTAAAAGTATATAGAACAACATATCCTAAGACAGGCGTAACACCAGatcaattgtaaatttatagcACCATTCAGCCCACCATCCAACCtactttttttcctataattcgaccactttaaaaaaattaagagttgCATGTCATTTTAATTCCATTAGATATATCATAGCAATTTCATTGAAGATCTACGACATCAGCCAAAAATGATAAACCTTGTTTCTGGGAAGCGTATTTTTAGGCATAAGAACGCACTGATTCTGTTGATTTTTAGGCAGTCGACAAGAAGTGAACCAACAAGTATCCTGACACTGTTGAGTTGACTCGTTCATGTTAATTTGAGATGATGGTTCTGGTTTCGTATTATTTATGAACCTATAAATATGgtgtttaaaaaacaaaaacacataaTCCATATTACATActaattctctcttttttgaaaaattaaagtttaataaaaaaaaaaatagaaaggggGCCACCAGATCCAGATGCATGGGTCCAAGGTAGACAGCATGtgaaaattaggaaaataaatattttgccAAATTTGGAACCAGTAGTTCTACCGGGTACAATTTTAATACTATAATAATAAGCATTGGGTCAAAATTGGATAACTAATGAATAAACAAGGCTATAAGTCAATTCTCTTTACGATTTCCTTTTCCTGAATGATGTACTTTGCCATCTAAGAATATTGCTTATCAAACCaatttccttttgatttttcccacctggatttttttattataaaaaataataattgaaaaaaaaaaattaaacaaaagaaaaaaggaaagaagaagctAATAATGGTTTTTCAATTTGTAATCACCCATTATAATGAATTTCCAAAAGCTCATACGGTTCCTCAACGTACTTGGGAAAGTGCAATGTCTATATAGGAACGTGCAATACTATATACATACACTAGTGGGAGTGTGCGACAGCTCTAATAACTTTAGATCgattgctctcttttttttcaccCTGGTAGCAAAGGAAAGATATATGTCATCGAGCtcaggacttttttttttgcccttgGGATGAGATTTTAGTCGAGTTCAGGTAAGCTATGCGCTATGCATTACCTCAAGGATAAGATATTCTTAAAACTGATTCCAGTTTGGACATAGAGATATTCAAAAACCCAAGCAATATCACTGATATTGCatagttttatgttttatgttaTATGGTGGAAAATATCAttagttatttaaattttgtaaagcAATTAACAGTTCTCATTAGGAAGCATTTTATGTTTTTCTGATTTCTATTATTCTGCGACTTACAAATTAGACAAATTAATAGGAATACctatattgtaaggttgaatttaacgttatattttgtttcaagAGAGCTCCCTGTCTATCCACCCATATAGTGAAACAATCAGGGTAGGCACATATCAGATTTATAGAGTGATGATTCAAACGTTAGAAGTATGATGTATAAACTTTACATTCAATCTTCAAAAAATCATCTGTGTTTTGCCCAAAAACTTGTCAATAGAAGATTtctgcattatttttatattgccATTCTTAGAAGGCAaaagttggagaaaaaaaagggagtttCCTGGATCATCATGTGAAATTCGTTCATATGATGGTTTGCTAAGGTAGTGGTCTTAAATAACGGTAAAACtatatttacaaatataaatttacTAAACATACCAAAATACTATTAAGAATTAAGTCCAAAGACCCCTTTCAAAGTGCAGTTTACATTTCACAGttacaatttaaaaagtttaagaaATTCTCACCCTAAAGTTAGGTACTAAGTAATCAGAGATGatcaccaaaaataaaaaataaaaagctttcaTATGTCACACAACTATAAGCTACTACAAACATATGCAATAACTAATGAATTTTGACCATAGACTCAAGAAGAagtgaaattgtaaaaaaaaatgctgataCTAAATGCAATAAGAAGAGCAGTTAAcagatataataaaaattaacaaatcatGCTAGAGGAAGGTATATAGTACAGAATGAATTAGATAACATACTCTACACAATGCATTGGTCTATCCAAGCACTTCCCAACTTAGGATTGATGCCTAAGAGTAGTAAAAGCATattgaaatacaaaattacatATTGACCTCATGAACAAGTCAGGTATATTTGACACCTTGTGTAGTTAAAACTCTAGAAAGAAGTTATGCCAAAATCCTTCAAACATCTTCTCTGAATATCTACAATAAACTTAACGCATACTAACCAGGGAACCCAACCATCAAGAGAACACCTTGTCCACAAAGTATTATCCAATCTTCTACTCAACAGGCATGTCCCTTAAATCTTATAAGCAATCCACTTCACCACAAAGCTATTCCAAGCAAACGGCAAACCCCagtgatatttatatttttgtgggCAATGAAGAGTGCTTGAAAATTCTTTACAAGGTATCTCAAAATAATAGACCATCAATCAGCCACTCATCAATGCCTCTAGGTTCATAAATGAATCTCTAAAAGAATGAAGTATAATTGTTGCCTACATATAAAGACTGCAAAAAGGTTGTATTGACTCTTCTGGCCTACTTAGGTCCAAGCCACTGTGACCCATTGGAGATTCTAACCATGGAGCATGTAGATCTCAAAAGCACACGGTTCCACCTTAAAACAATATAGCTTCCCAATTCAGTGGACACATAAGATGCATATATCTAAACCTACAGGACGTTTGGCAGAGCCTTCATCAACTAAGAGTTATTCAAAACATTTCCAGAATAATAAATTCCCTAACTGGAGCTACAACCGTATATCTTATCAATTACTCCATGAGACAACATGCTGACTCTAAGACACTCAAGAGACAGAACAAAACCCCACACCTTATGAGGTTAGAAGTCAATTTTCTTTCAGGAACAGGAGCCAAATTTGAACCCAGTCCAAAAGGGCAAAGAATGTTAAACATATTCACTCCAACCATCATTGGTTCCTAAAGCTTAAATAATGAGGTCCCAATCTGAATTGCAGGAAAATCTTGCATTTCCTCTTCAAATGCCCGGAGAGATGATGGAATCAAAATATCAAATCCCTTGAGCCTTACCAGAAGCCTACCTTAAAAGAAAACACCTCATTCTAAGCTGCATTAATAACATCTCTCTCATTCTAGCCACCTTATAACATCTCTTACAacttcaaaagaattttttttttttttaaatgtcatcTTGTCCCATGTGTATAACTTTCATCTCAACAATAGTATTCTAAGTTTTTTTGACCATGAAGGAACTAAAATCCGCTAACAATTCACTTCATAAGAGGTTTATACCAAGGCTTCTAGCTGGCATAAATTATATCATAAAGTTCAATTTCCTTAGTCATGATGctatccaaaacttttgatatggaattttaaacatgaaaacaacTAATCACCCTAAATGTTCACTATATGCAGACAAAAGGAACAAAGACAGCTTATGACCCCAGACGTTTATCATATGCAAACTACTTAAGTTAGCTAACAACCCACTTCCATACTTAAGTAGagatattttctcaaaaaagggATTCCATCACCGAATAATATTACTCATAGAGAAGGAATTACCTCATTGTTGACTTCCAGGTCCTCGTCCTGACTGATTGGTTGTCTGCTGCTGCTGTATCTGGAGGAGGAGGTTAGCAGCAAATTGTAGAGTCGACTGGTACCGCTGGTTCTTATCAACCTCAACTTCTGGTGTGCCCTGGCCAGCACCAAAGAGTGCAGATTGAAGCTGCTGCATCTGGTTGGGGATCTCCGAGCTTGGTGGCTGGGAAAGAAGAGAACCATGGGCCTGATTAGATGAGGTTAAAGGACTGTTGGCTGGCTGGAAAGCTTGTGAGCTGTATAATCCAGAAGCCTCCATCCCATTAACCATCCCATAGCCTCTTTGACTACTGGGGGGTATTTCATGCTGATATTGCTGGCTCACATGAGGAGAAGCAGCAAGCTGTACACTTTGGTTCATATGCCGAGACAAAATTGCAGCCTGCGGTGGTAGGCTTACAGAAGAGTCATGGATTTGGGCATTGCCTTGTAACAATGAGGCCGAATGGGTAGGTGTGCTTGAGACAGATGGGTAAGGCTGGTATTGGGAAAGGTTTTGTACATGGGGATTAAACTGATTCCCCAACTGTTGCAATGGATGACCCATATGGTCAGAAGCTTGATTATCTTGTTTCCAGTCTTGAGATGGGGTCCCTTTATTGGGTCCAACTTGAGGCGGAATTGAAGGCCTGACAGATGATGAGCCCAATGCAGGCTTTGCACTTTCTAAACCAGAAGACTGTGCATTTGCAGGCAGCAAAGATGCCAGAGTGGCAATAAGCTCAGGTGTTAATGTCACTCCAGCTTGGGACACTGATAGTGCATTAGTAGAAGCATAGTCTTGGGGTACTGGCTGCATTGCTGGGGACTCACTAGCAATTGGAAAATGTGATTTTGGAGGAAGCTTTGCATCCTCATGCAAAACCCTGTCATAATCCATTGGCAAAGCTTGTTCCTCCTTAGATGAGATTACACCATACTCAGTGCGAGGAGGAATCTGCTGTCTATCCATATATTGAGAAGAAGGGATGGGAAGATGTGATTGTTGTGGAATAGATGTACCGCTAGAAACTTGTTGTGGAAACTTGAGAACCACGCCATATAGACGTTCAGGGCCGGCAACTTTCAAAACA
The Quercus lobata isolate SW786 chromosome 10, ValleyOak3.0 Primary Assembly, whole genome shotgun sequence DNA segment above includes these coding regions:
- the LOC115964915 gene encoding probable CCR4-associated factor 1 homolog 11, translating into MVSIDIEFPGIVYRPVNVDKHELGKVPPIWNYQVIRDNVNSNIIQLGLALCDDKGSLPHFGTGCQYVWEFNFNNFDVYNDLQNPESIELLERQGIDFDKNLKEGIDSADFAALMLESGLLGDHSAFTWVTFHGAYDIAYLMKILIRQPLPYDLMGFMNPSL